CATGGCGATGTAGAACAAAACGCCGTGATACCAGCGCAAGCGTGACCAAAACTCGGCTTTAAGAAGACCTTGTAACATTATGAACGCAGCAAATGAGGATTCGCATCAATAAAACTTTTCCAACTGCTGTAGCGGCGCTTTTGAGTTTGCAAACGCACATTGCGCAGTGCATGCATCTCACTCTCAAGCAGAGCGTGATGTTTGAAGGCATCGCAAAGTGCAAGACCAAGGGCATCGCTGGCATCAAGAAATTCTCCTGTAGTAGAAAGATTAAGCAATTTTCTTACCATAAAGGCAACTTGCTCCTTTGAAGCATTGCCAGCACCTGTGAGTGATTTTTTGACCTCACGTGGCGAGTATTCAAGCACTTCTAACCCATGGTTCATAGCTAAGACTTGAATTGCCCCGCGCACTTGCCCTAACTTGAGTGCCGATTGCGCATTCTTGCCGTAAAAGGCGGTTTCAAGCGCAAGGCGCGTAGGACGATGCTGCTCAATAAGCACAGCAAGTTCATCGTAGAGCTTTTTTAAGCGATGTGGAAATGACGCTTTAGCATTGAGGCGCACCACGCCAAACGCAAGCGTAACGAACGCATTATTTTGCTGCTCAATTATGCCGTAGCCTGTCGTAATAGAGCCCGGATCAATACCTATCGTACGCATGAGAGCGAAAATTTGTTAAAGAAAAAGATATGCATTTGCTCCGAATGTGCAGTGCACCTACTGCGGTCGCTCAAAGATAAAGAACATTGGACGCTTATCCCCAGCCGAGCGGTTGCGCGTCTCGCCATTGGTATCATAGACGATGTAAATAGAACTGCTATCCATAGTTAGCCCTTCGGCTAAGCCAAAACGCATGGAGCCGTACTGCAAACTGTCATGAGAGACCGCTTGCTGAAATGACCAACAGGTTTTTTCAAAAACGCTGTCGCGCTCAATCGAGAGTTCAACGACGGCTTCAGCATTGCGTGCAAGCGCAAAGAGCCGGTCATTTTCGTAGTAGAGGTCGGCAAAATCAGGCACACGTTTTTCGCGCAGCGGAATTGCTGTGTAATCGCACACATAAAATGTGGTCTGAAACGGCTCAGTCTGAAGCTCAATCAACCCGCGTGGGGAGTGCTCTGCGGCAACATAGAAATGCGTCGGTGTGCGCAGCGCAAGCCCTTCGGGATAGGCATTGAACTTTTGAAGCAAGCCAGCAGCTTTGGCTTGTTCTTCAAAACTTGGAGTAAGCCACTTTGTGGTTTTACCATCATGACTGACAAAGAAAATGCGGCACTCCGATTCACTAATGATGTAGAAATTGCCAGCACTATCGCACACAATACCTTCAAAATCAGGGCGCAGCGCAGGTTTCTCAAAACGCAAGAAAGGTTCGGCTATGACCTTATCGGGCTCAATCGTGAGCTTAAAAATCATATCGCCGTGGTCATCGCTGACACTGTAAAGTGTATTTTGGTACAGCGCCAGACCAGAAAGTTCCAGATCGCCAACAGACGATTCAACAGGTAACGCGGCTTTGAGTTTAAGCGGTATTTGCTCCACGCGGTGCGGCAGATATTGAACAGGTTTTGAGGGAGAGCAGCCAAAAAGAGCCAGTGCTAAGAAAGAAATAACAGGAAGAAAAGTCAGTTTCACGTTGCAAGGTTTGATGGTTGAAGTTGAAGACTAAAGATATAAGTTACAATTTCAGATGGTGTCTGTTCTTGAATGCATAGCAAGTTGTGCTTGACGGTCGTATCTGACATGTAGCATGTAGTTTTAAAGTTACGATATTTTCTATTTTGCTAGAGCGCAAGAGGGCAGTATTTTGGTGCGCATCAAGAAACCATTTGTTTCAAAAATGACAATTGAGACGCAATTTACTTTAGAACATCCCCCCGAATTTTATGTGCGCGAAGACCTTCTCAAAACCAAGTGGCAGCGCATTGCGGCGATTGCTGATAAAATCAAGCTGGGCGGTGGCAAATCGGCGATAGAAAAGCACCATGCCAAAGGCAAACTCACGCGCGCGAGCGTATTCAAAGACTTCTCGATAAAGGCTCGCCATTTTTAGAAATTGGACTGTTTGCAGCCTATGAAATGTATCAAGCTGAAGGTGGCTGTCCAGCGGCAGGGGTTGTCGTCGGCATTGGCAAAGTACATGGACGCAACTGCATGATTGTGGCAAACGATGCGACGGTCAAAGCCGGGGCA
The window above is part of the [Chlorobium] sp. 445 genome. Proteins encoded here:
- a CDS encoding crossover junction endodeoxyribonuclease RuvC, whose amino-acid sequence is MRTIGIDPGSITTGYGIIEQQNNAFVTLAFGVVRLNAKASFPHRLKKLYDELAVLIEQHRPTRLALETAFYGKNAQSALKLGQVRGAIQVLAMNHGLEVLEYSPREVKKSLTGAGNASKEQVAFMVRKLLNLSTTGEFLDASDALGLALCDAFKHHALLESEMHALRNVRLQTQKRRYSSWKSFIDANPHLLRS